A stretch of Methanosphaerula palustris E1-9c DNA encodes these proteins:
- a CDS encoding H/ACA ribonucleoprotein complex subunit GAR1 gives MKVIGRINAICGRRLMIVRCDAAQLPKLYSIVVDQRMHPVGKIMDLFGNVSKPYATVLCQDQCTSQPGEKVFAR, from the coding sequence ATGAAAGTGATCGGTCGTATTAATGCAATTTGTGGTCGACGACTGATGATCGTCAGATGTGATGCAGCGCAGCTCCCAAAGTTGTACTCAATCGTTGTGGACCAGCGCATGCATCCTGTCGGCAAGATTATGGATCTCTTCGGGAACGTTTCAAAACCATATGCAACCGTTCTCTGTCAGGACCAGTGTACATCACAGCCTGGCGAGAAGGTGTTTGCACGATGA
- a CDS encoding NAD-dependent epimerase/dehydratase family protein, with translation METHSILVTGGAGFIGTNLVNELERRGHEVVALDLLNNDREHYIRADSKNYRQLERVFDRSAFDYVYHLAAEYGRWNGEDYYENLWQTNVIGTKHMLRLQEKLKFRMIFFSSAEVYGDYNGIMSEDVMMDNPIKDTYQMNDYAITKWAGELMCMNSATMFGTETVRVRPVNCYGPHEHYTPYRGFIPKFIYHALFNKPYTVYKGHKRIIDFVEDSCRTWANIVDNFIPGEVYNVGGRPEWERDIKEYSDIILNAVGRDDSLVTYEEAEPFTTKVKTMDFTKAVRDLKHDPNVSPEEGIQRTVEWMKKYYRIEE, from the coding sequence ATGGAAACTCACAGCATTCTTGTTACTGGCGGCGCAGGCTTCATTGGCACCAATCTTGTCAACGAACTCGAGCGTCGGGGTCATGAGGTCGTCGCCCTCGATCTTCTGAACAACGATCGGGAGCACTACATCCGTGCGGATTCGAAGAATTACCGGCAATTGGAGCGGGTCTTCGATCGTTCAGCGTTTGATTATGTTTATCATCTCGCCGCGGAGTACGGCCGCTGGAATGGCGAGGACTACTATGAGAACCTCTGGCAGACCAACGTGATCGGTACCAAGCATATGCTCCGCCTTCAGGAGAAGCTGAAGTTCCGGATGATCTTCTTCTCCAGCGCCGAAGTCTACGGCGATTATAATGGCATCATGTCCGAGGATGTGATGATGGATAATCCCATCAAGGATACCTACCAGATGAACGATTACGCCATCACCAAGTGGGCAGGTGAACTGATGTGCATGAACTCGGCCACGATGTTCGGTACCGAGACGGTCCGGGTCCGGCCGGTGAACTGCTATGGGCCGCATGAGCACTATACCCCTTACCGCGGCTTCATCCCGAAGTTCATCTACCACGCCCTCTTCAACAAACCCTATACCGTCTACAAAGGGCACAAACGGATCATCGACTTCGTCGAGGACTCCTGCAGGACCTGGGCGAACATCGTCGACAACTTCATTCCTGGAGAGGTCTACAACGTCGGCGGCCGGCCTGAGTGGGAGCGGGATATCAAGGAGTACTCTGATATTATTCTCAACGCCGTCGGCAGGGACGACTCGCTGGTCACCTACGAAGAGGCCGAGCCGTTCACCACAAAGGTAAAGACGATGGACTTCACAAAGGCGGTCCGTGACCTCAAGCACGACCCTAACGTTTCACCGGAAGAGGGGATCCAGAGGACGGTCGAGTGGATGAAGAAATATTACCGGATCGAGGAGTAG
- a CDS encoding 30S ribosomal protein S8e — protein sequence MLWQGKSIRKVTGGRYAPLRGKRRTEIGKAPAETHIGVDRKKMVRTFGGNVKVRALRATFASVANRSTGVCKQVKIETVEENSANPNYVRRNLLTKGAIIRTELGRARIMSRPGQDGVINAVLVE from the coding sequence ATGCTCTGGCAAGGAAAATCAATACGAAAAGTGACTGGCGGCAGGTACGCACCTCTGCGGGGGAAGCGAAGAACTGAGATCGGAAAGGCTCCAGCTGAGACGCATATCGGCGTTGATCGGAAGAAGATGGTCCGGACCTTCGGTGGCAATGTCAAGGTACGTGCACTCCGTGCAACCTTTGCTTCTGTCGCCAACCGCAGCACCGGTGTCTGCAAGCAAGTGAAGATCGAGACCGTCGAGGAGAACTCGGCCAACCCCAACTATGTCCGGCGGAACCTGCTCACCAAGGGCGCCATCATCAGGACAGAACTCGGCAGGGCACGCATTATGAGCCGGCCCGGTCAGGACGGCGTCATCAACGCGGTTCTGGTAGAGTAA
- a CDS encoding DUF2240 family protein, which produces MDRTESLLITVAAPFRHLRKERLQKSEFIFYLTIDRMWMSRDQAALLLQRAEGEGLIRISGGLIEPLFAVASVTAPLGFKPTTVIFEEQDPYQVQIERVTRVTGRSAPEVTAEVAALVHDQFDGHLSPEAGLVLLSRRYGVPISDTLASLRTSARKGRKKVD; this is translated from the coding sequence ATGGATCGTACAGAAAGTCTTTTGATCACGGTCGCTGCGCCGTTTCGACATCTCCGCAAGGAGCGTCTGCAGAAGAGTGAGTTCATCTTCTATCTGACCATCGACCGGATGTGGATGAGCAGGGACCAGGCTGCCCTCCTGCTACAGCGTGCAGAGGGGGAGGGGCTGATCCGGATCTCAGGCGGGCTGATCGAGCCTCTCTTTGCCGTGGCATCGGTGACAGCTCCGCTCGGTTTCAAGCCGACCACGGTGATCTTTGAAGAGCAGGATCCCTATCAGGTACAGATTGAGCGGGTCACCAGGGTCACCGGTCGGTCTGCCCCGGAGGTGACGGCCGAGGTTGCAGCACTGGTGCATGATCAGTTTGACGGTCACCTCTCGCCTGAAGCTGGTCTCGTTCTCCTCTCACGCCGATATGGGGTCCCGATCAGCGATACCCTTGCTTCGCTCCGGACCAGTGCTCGAAAGGGAAGAAAAAAAGTGGATTGA
- a CDS encoding WD40 repeat domain-containing protein produces MKLMVKTYRLLFEILLLLIAVTCAAAQTPLWTHTASSQSTTDQVVDLALSKNGATVALGGSSFSILNKTGAEFGSFLQANSVGMSTDGTRIAAAMDDGIHVFFPNGTARWSAGTEPMVHVAVSGDGGTVVTGDKQGTLQIYNGTGSKVGATAVIKKESTTVLNLATTRNGSVIAATDSQGLYLYTRAGKVRWKTDFDTPSALALAANGTLVIIGGSHSVLLYNATNTSAEKVGEYDTGGRVDSLATSTDGTRTVAGTEDKKVTLLDETGDVIWSNPTGDWANLVALSDDASVIAAGSMDKKVQVFFQNGTLRWGYDLSTRPTALAVSGDGTSIGVGCEDGTSYLFTTAITPNKTSTVKNATVAKNGTSTNKTATINATAAKNGTPSNKTVAVNITPAKNGTRNNTSEVLTVATDPQKSPMPLLPAVLAALGFVALLSRRRL; encoded by the coding sequence ATGAAATTAATGGTGAAGACCTACCGTCTGCTCTTTGAAATCCTCCTCCTGCTGATCGCAGTCACCTGTGCCGCAGCCCAGACTCCGCTCTGGACCCACACGGCCTCCAGTCAGTCAACGACCGACCAGGTGGTCGATCTCGCGCTCTCAAAGAACGGGGCTACGGTCGCACTCGGAGGCAGCAGTTTCTCCATCCTGAACAAGACCGGAGCCGAGTTCGGCTCGTTCCTGCAGGCGAACTCAGTCGGCATGAGCACAGACGGAACCAGGATCGCCGCGGCGATGGACGACGGCATCCATGTCTTCTTCCCCAACGGGACCGCGCGCTGGAGCGCCGGCACCGAACCGATGGTCCATGTGGCCGTCTCGGGTGATGGTGGAACCGTCGTGACCGGGGATAAGCAGGGAACGCTTCAGATCTACAACGGAACCGGCTCGAAGGTCGGGGCTACAGCGGTCATCAAAAAAGAGTCAACCACGGTTCTGAACCTCGCCACCACCAGGAACGGCTCGGTGATCGCAGCTACCGACAGCCAGGGCCTGTACCTCTATACCCGGGCGGGAAAAGTCCGCTGGAAGACCGACTTCGATACCCCCTCGGCCCTCGCCCTCGCGGCCAACGGCACGCTGGTGATAATCGGCGGCTCCCATTCGGTCCTCCTCTACAACGCCACCAACACCTCTGCCGAGAAGGTCGGCGAATACGACACCGGCGGCAGGGTCGACTCCCTGGCCACCAGCACCGATGGCACCCGCACCGTCGCTGGAACCGAGGATAAGAAAGTCACCCTCCTCGACGAGACCGGCGATGTTATCTGGTCCAACCCAACCGGCGACTGGGCCAACCTGGTGGCGCTCTCTGACGACGCCTCGGTGATCGCGGCCGGCTCGATGGACAAAAAGGTGCAGGTCTTCTTCCAGAACGGGACCCTGCGCTGGGGATACGACCTGTCGACCAGGCCGACCGCTCTGGCAGTCTCTGGCGACGGCACATCTATCGGAGTCGGCTGCGAAGATGGAACATCGTACCTGTTCACAACCGCGATTACCCCGAACAAGACGAGCACCGTCAAGAATGCCACCGTTGCAAAGAACGGAACATCCACAAACAAAACAGCAACGATCAATGCCACCGCGGCAAAGAACGGGACGCCCTCAAACAAGACTGTAGCAGTCAATATCACGCCAGCAAAGAATGGAACCCGGAACAACACCTCCGAGGTCCTGACAGTGGCAACAGACCCACAAAAGAGCCCGATGCCCCTACTCCCAGCAGTCCTTGCAGCCCTAGGGTTTGTCGCGCTCTTATCCCGGCGCCGGCTCTGA
- a CDS encoding 30S ribosomal protein S6e, with protein sequence MVEFKIILSDTRTGHSYKMDVSGGAAGALIGKRVGTEIDAAPLGLNGYKILITGASDRNGTPSRRDLPGSGRRGLLLAGGVGFNPKEDGQRARKSIRGNEITADFVQINAKVATYGEKSLDELLAAPAAAAE encoded by the coding sequence ATGGTTGAATTCAAGATAATCCTTTCAGATACCCGCACGGGCCATTCATACAAGATGGATGTCAGCGGAGGCGCAGCAGGAGCGCTCATTGGGAAACGCGTAGGAACTGAGATCGATGCGGCACCACTCGGGCTGAACGGGTATAAGATCCTGATCACAGGGGCATCAGACAGGAACGGCACACCGTCGCGCAGAGACCTGCCGGGTTCAGGGAGAAGAGGGCTGCTCCTTGCAGGTGGCGTCGGGTTTAACCCGAAAGAAGACGGACAGAGGGCGCGCAAATCGATCCGCGGCAATGAGATCACCGCAGACTTCGTGCAGATCAACGCCAAGGTAGCTACCTATGGCGAAAAGTCGCTCGACGAGCTGCTCGCAGCTCCCGCAGCGGCAGCAGAATAA
- the wecB gene encoding non-hydrolyzing UDP-N-acetylglucosamine 2-epimerase, giving the protein MIAIILGTRPEIIKMSPIIRVCEAQGVDYFILHTGLYYSHEMDRAFFEELDLPEPKYNLDVGSGTHADQTGRIMVGIEKVLMEEKPEIVLVQGDTNTVLAGALAAAKHHIKVGHVEAGLRSFDRTMPEEINRVVADHLAAHLFAPTETARQNLLAEGVEDYRICVTGNTIVDAVFQNLELSKKKATILKDLDLKPGEYFLVTSHRQENVASPETLRSIITGLEAIHQEYSLPIIFPMHPRTRKMVEQFTIPLDGIPVIEPVGFLDFLQLESSARLVLTDSGGVQEETCILGVPCVTFRESTERPETIEVGSNVLAGIRAGEILAAVRQMLSRPRTWKNPYGDGMAGRLIITMCSGKAGGLPVTVGNGIPLQNDYSMIR; this is encoded by the coding sequence ATGATCGCCATCATCCTCGGCACCCGGCCGGAGATCATCAAGATGTCCCCGATCATCCGGGTGTGTGAAGCACAGGGGGTTGACTACTTCATCCTCCACACCGGTCTGTATTACTCGCACGAGATGGATCGGGCCTTCTTCGAGGAACTCGACCTTCCTGAACCGAAGTACAACCTCGATGTGGGATCCGGTACCCACGCCGACCAGACCGGTCGGATCATGGTCGGGATCGAGAAGGTCCTGATGGAGGAGAAGCCAGAGATCGTTCTCGTCCAGGGCGACACCAATACGGTTCTCGCCGGTGCGCTTGCCGCTGCCAAACATCACATCAAGGTCGGCCACGTCGAGGCCGGCCTCAGATCCTTTGACCGGACGATGCCCGAGGAGATCAACCGGGTGGTCGCCGACCATCTCGCTGCTCATCTCTTCGCCCCCACGGAGACAGCCCGGCAGAATCTCCTCGCGGAGGGTGTCGAGGATTACAGGATCTGCGTGACCGGCAACACCATCGTCGACGCGGTCTTCCAGAATCTGGAGTTGTCGAAGAAGAAGGCGACCATCCTCAAAGACCTTGATTTAAAGCCGGGGGAGTACTTCCTGGTGACCTCCCACCGGCAGGAGAATGTCGCCTCTCCCGAGACTCTGCGTTCGATCATCACGGGGCTTGAGGCGATCCACCAGGAGTACTCACTTCCGATCATCTTCCCGATGCACCCCCGCACCCGGAAGATGGTCGAGCAGTTCACGATCCCGCTGGACGGAATACCTGTCATTGAGCCCGTCGGCTTCCTCGACTTCTTACAACTCGAATCCAGCGCCCGCCTCGTCCTGACCGACTCCGGTGGCGTGCAGGAGGAGACCTGCATTCTGGGCGTGCCCTGCGTCACCTTCCGGGAGAGCACCGAGCGGCCGGAGACGATCGAGGTGGGCTCGAACGTGCTGGCCGGGATCAGGGCCGGCGAGATCCTGGCCGCTGTCCGACAGATGCTCTCCCGGCCCCGGACCTGGAAGAATCCCTATGGGGACGGTATGGCGGGTCGACTCATCATCACGATGTGCAGCGGCAAGGCTGGCGGACTCCCTGTCACGGTGGGGAACGGCATCCCGTTGCAGAACGATTATTCAATGATTCGGTGA
- the infB gene encoding translation initiation factor IF-2, giving the protein MAKSAKIAKIRTPIVCVLGHVDHGKTSLLDRIRGSSVVSSEAGAITQHIGATLVPIEAIRAMSTSMQKIPVTVPGLLFIDTPGHHAFTTLRARGGALADMAIVVVDINEGFQPQTIEALQILRGCKTPFVVALTKIDRVHGWRVVENAPFLTTFAQQNERIQEFMETRHYEIVGKLSDLGFNCERFDRVQDFARNIAIVPISAHTGEGIADLLMVMIGLAQRYMEQSLAMSVDGPGCGTVLEVKEERGLGPTLDVILYDGTLSVGDEIMLASEDGVITTKVRSLLKPRPMKEILTEERFERVKSVVAASGVKVAAPNLDRVIAGSPLRGVRGDREAVATQIRQEMEEIHVKLVEDGLVIKADTIGALEALCQELENKEIGVMRAAVGPVSRHDLITAETIKNPLYKVVLAFNTPLLPDAADIVKETKQMKVFSGRVIYQLIDAYLLWRDQQKRAMEQQKFENIIIPAKIRIMPNCVFHQSNPAVVGVQVMEGKLRTDVNLVHLDGRKVGHLKTIELSLENVHEAEEGSEVSIAIEGATIGRQADVGDILFVDLPERHVKVLEKEMLSHLTAGTQAVLEEFTSMKRKVEPFWGK; this is encoded by the coding sequence ATGGCAAAGAGTGCAAAGATCGCAAAGATCAGAACGCCCATCGTCTGTGTGCTTGGACATGTGGATCATGGAAAGACATCACTGCTCGACCGGATACGGGGATCGTCGGTGGTCAGCTCCGAGGCAGGAGCCATCACTCAGCACATCGGGGCGACACTGGTCCCAATCGAGGCCATCCGAGCGATGTCGACGAGCATGCAGAAGATCCCGGTGACAGTGCCCGGGCTGCTCTTCATCGATACCCCGGGCCACCATGCGTTCACGACCCTCCGTGCCCGCGGCGGAGCGCTCGCAGATATGGCAATCGTGGTCGTCGATATCAACGAAGGATTCCAGCCACAGACCATCGAGGCCCTGCAGATCCTGCGGGGATGCAAGACCCCGTTCGTCGTGGCCCTGACCAAGATCGACCGGGTCCATGGCTGGCGGGTGGTGGAGAACGCACCGTTCCTGACCACTTTCGCACAGCAGAATGAACGGATCCAGGAGTTCATGGAGACTCGCCACTACGAGATCGTCGGAAAACTGTCAGACCTCGGGTTCAACTGCGAGCGATTCGACCGGGTACAGGACTTCGCACGAAACATCGCGATCGTCCCGATCAGTGCCCATACAGGGGAAGGTATCGCCGACCTCCTGATGGTGATGATCGGCCTGGCCCAGCGGTACATGGAGCAGTCGCTGGCGATGAGTGTCGACGGACCGGGATGCGGAACCGTCCTCGAGGTGAAGGAGGAGCGGGGGCTCGGGCCGACGCTGGATGTGATCCTGTATGACGGGACCCTCTCGGTCGGGGACGAGATCATGCTCGCCTCAGAGGATGGCGTGATCACCACCAAGGTCAGGTCCCTCTTAAAGCCGCGGCCGATGAAGGAGATCCTGACCGAGGAGCGGTTCGAGCGGGTGAAGTCCGTCGTGGCGGCATCAGGGGTGAAGGTCGCGGCCCCGAATCTGGACAGGGTGATCGCCGGCTCCCCGCTTCGAGGCGTCCGGGGTGACCGGGAGGCAGTGGCCACCCAGATCCGACAGGAGATGGAGGAGATCCATGTTAAACTGGTCGAAGACGGGCTGGTGATCAAGGCGGACACGATCGGGGCCCTTGAAGCCCTCTGTCAGGAACTGGAGAATAAGGAGATCGGGGTGATGCGTGCGGCTGTCGGTCCGGTCAGCCGGCACGACCTGATCACCGCCGAGACGATCAAGAACCCGCTGTATAAGGTGGTCCTGGCCTTCAATACGCCCCTCCTCCCGGATGCAGCAGATATCGTCAAGGAGACCAAGCAGATGAAGGTCTTCTCCGGACGGGTGATCTACCAGTTGATCGACGCATACCTGCTCTGGCGTGACCAGCAGAAGCGGGCCATGGAACAGCAGAAGTTCGAGAATATCATCATCCCGGCGAAGATCAGGATCATGCCTAATTGTGTCTTTCACCAGTCCAACCCGGCAGTGGTCGGGGTTCAGGTGATGGAGGGAAAACTCAGAACCGATGTGAACCTGGTCCACCTGGACGGCAGAAAGGTCGGGCACCTGAAGACGATCGAGCTCTCGCTGGAGAATGTGCATGAGGCTGAGGAGGGTTCAGAGGTCTCCATCGCCATCGAAGGGGCCACCATAGGGAGACAGGCCGATGTCGGTGATATCCTCTTCGTGGACCTGCCTGAACGGCATGTGAAGGTGCTGGAGAAGGAGATGCTCTCACACCTGACTGCCGGCACCCAGGCGGTGCTTGAGGAGTTCACCTCGATGAAGCGGAAGGTCGAGCCCTTCTGGGGCAAGTAG
- a CDS encoding histidinol phosphate phosphatase domain-containing protein has product MTGLYDLHTHTTLSDGEMLPLELLRRMSVLGYTTVAIADHVDTASSPLVLPTVAAIRESARLFGIRFLPAVEITHVPPEEIHALAQRARKEGAEIVVVHGETVVEPVPAGTNHAACICRDVDILAHPGLITDEDAALAAANNVALEITSRGGHNRTNGHVVRVAQRTGCRLVVNSDAHAPHDLLSAEAKMAVARGAGLSAREAEEVLALNIEELVRRP; this is encoded by the coding sequence ATGACCGGCCTCTATGACCTGCACACCCACACCACGCTCAGCGACGGGGAGATGCTCCCGCTGGAACTGCTCAGGAGGATGTCAGTGCTCGGGTATACGACCGTCGCCATCGCTGACCATGTGGACACCGCCTCCTCTCCACTGGTGTTACCGACGGTCGCCGCAATCAGGGAGTCGGCCCGCCTCTTTGGGATCAGATTCTTGCCGGCCGTCGAGATCACCCATGTCCCGCCGGAAGAGATCCATGCCCTCGCACAGCGCGCCAGGAAGGAGGGCGCCGAGATCGTCGTGGTCCACGGGGAGACGGTCGTCGAGCCGGTGCCGGCCGGAACCAACCATGCGGCCTGCATCTGCAGAGATGTCGATATCCTCGCTCATCCCGGGCTGATCACCGACGAGGACGCAGCCCTGGCCGCAGCCAACAACGTAGCGCTGGAGATCACCTCGCGCGGCGGCCACAACCGGACCAACGGCCATGTCGTCAGGGTGGCCCAGCGCACCGGATGCCGGCTCGTTGTGAACTCCGATGCCCATGCCCCGCACGATCTCCTCTCAGCCGAAGCAAAGATGGCTGTGGCACGGGGTGCCGGCCTCTCGGCACGCGAGGCCGAAGAGGTACTGGCTTTAAATATCGAGGAACTTGTGCGCAGGCCCTAA
- a CDS encoding signal recognition particle subunit SRP19/SEC65 family protein encodes MEKERILYPCYFNGALKRSEGRRVPQSLAQKGLLLADLERAVRKSGLTCRTEQNPHPAFWSRHEGRVMVPWDRSKEMLLKTVAANLQVKR; translated from the coding sequence ATGGAAAAAGAGCGGATTTTGTACCCCTGTTACTTCAACGGAGCCCTGAAACGGAGCGAAGGCCGGCGCGTTCCTCAGTCCCTCGCCCAGAAGGGGCTGCTTTTGGCAGACCTTGAACGAGCAGTCAGGAAGAGCGGACTGACCTGCAGAACAGAACAGAACCCACACCCGGCATTCTGGTCCAGGCATGAAGGACGGGTCATGGTCCCGTGGGACCGATCCAAGGAGATGCTGCTCAAAACAGTGGCCGCCAACCTGCAGGTGAAGCGATGA
- the hypB gene encoding hydrogenase nickel incorporation protein HypB, whose translation MHHIDIRIEQDVYAANDRIADQNAALLRDHGIRAIDLLGAIGSGKTALIERLVPLLAGQGIRAGAIAGDVYGDDDFKRIVSLGVPAVNANTGKECHLDAHIVEHAISHLPLDQLDLLFIENVGNMVCPTDFALGAEKRVVVVSSTEGDDVVNKHPMMFRGATIGVINKVDLAPLVGADLDRMVRDIARYNPTMPVFRTNLKTGEGTEALLEEILK comes from the coding sequence ATGCATCATATTGATATTCGGATCGAGCAGGATGTCTATGCGGCCAACGATCGGATCGCCGATCAAAACGCTGCTCTCCTCCGGGACCATGGGATCCGGGCGATCGATCTGCTCGGCGCGATCGGCTCGGGGAAGACCGCTTTGATCGAGCGTCTGGTCCCATTGCTTGCCGGGCAGGGAATCCGAGCCGGGGCGATAGCCGGGGATGTCTACGGGGATGACGACTTCAAACGGATCGTTTCGCTTGGAGTCCCAGCAGTGAACGCGAACACTGGTAAGGAGTGCCATCTCGATGCTCACATCGTCGAGCATGCAATCAGTCACCTCCCTCTCGACCAGCTCGATCTCCTCTTCATCGAAAACGTCGGAAACATGGTCTGTCCGACTGACTTCGCCCTCGGTGCTGAGAAACGGGTCGTCGTCGTCTCATCGACAGAGGGAGATGATGTCGTGAACAAGCATCCGATGATGTTCCGCGGTGCAACGATTGGGGTGATCAACAAGGTGGATCTGGCTCCGCTGGTCGGTGCCGACCTCGACCGCATGGTTCGTGATATCGCCCGGTATAACCCAACGATGCCGGTCTTCCGGACCAATTTAAAGACCGGGGAGGGGACAGAGGCCCTGCTTGAAGAGATCCTGAAGTGA